A genomic window from Primulina huaijiensis isolate GDHJ02 unplaced genomic scaffold, ASM1229523v2 scaffold38717, whole genome shotgun sequence includes:
- the LOC140968906 gene encoding uncharacterized protein isoform X2, which translates to MLPFIAPPSSPAYFLQSDPSSATQSPVGVLSVHTYSPGGTAPIFTIGPYAHETGLVSPPVFSTFTTEPSTASFTPPPESVQMTTPSSPEVPFAQLLSSSLARNKRFSGMNLKYPLSQYEYIPYPYPGSPGGHVKSPGSAISNSGTSSPLPDKRATIEFRMGEAPKFISYDHFSNRKWGSRFGSGSVTPNGWGSRLGSGTLTPNSGVSRLGSGTLTPNGGEPPCRDSNLLEIQISEVVSLSNSERGSQNDGTVDHRVSFELNGEDIPTCIVKEPVPNSCIITSRIPPEAISSTKIESSSMAVDMEGDGCHQKHRTISLGSSKDFNFNNSKGQVSEKSIIDCEWWTNDKAVKKESSPQNNWTFFPTMQSGVS; encoded by the coding sequence ATGCTTCCATTCATTGCCCCTCCCTCTTCTCCAGCATATTTTCTTCAATCCGATCCTTCCTCTGCCACTCAATCACCTGTAGGTGTACTTTCTGTTCATACCTACTCACCAGGCGGGACAGCGCCTATTTTCACAATCGGTCCTTACGCTCATGAGACTGGATTAGTTTCGCCTCCCGTGTTTTCTACCTTCACAACCGAACCTTCTACAGCTTCATTTACCCCACCTCCGGAATCTGTGCAAATGACAACACCTTCCTCACCAGAAGTCCCATTTGCACAGCTTTTGTCGTCATCTCTTGCCCGGAACAAGAGATTTAGTGGGATGAATCTGAAATACCCGTTGTCCCAGTACGAGTACATACCCTACCCATACCCTGGAAGCCCTGGTGGTCATGTCAAATCACCAGGCTCGGCTATTTCTAATTCTGGAACCTCTTCGCCTTTACCTGATAAACGTGCAACCATTGAATTTCGAATGGGGGAAGCTCCCAAGTTTATAAGCTACGACCACTTTTCTAACCGTAAATGGGGTTCCAGATTCGGTTCTGGATCAGTAACTCCCAATGGCTGGGGCTCAAGACTAGGCTCAGGAACTTTGACACCAAACAGCGGGGTATCAAGGCTCGGTTCTGGAACCCTGACACCTAATGGTGGAGAACCCCCATGTCGGGACAGTAACCTTTTGGAGATCCAAATTTCTGAAGTTGTCTCATTATCTAACTCTGAGCGGGGATCACAAAATGATGGAACTGTCGATCACAGAGTGTCTTTCGAACTAAACGGTGAAGATATACCCACTTGTATAGTGAAGGAACCAGTCCCTAATTCATGCATAATCACATCAAGAATCCCACCAGAAGCAATATCTTCAACAAAGATTGAAAGTAGCTCTATGGCTGTTGACATGGAAGGGGATGGATGCCATCAAAAGCATCGTACAATCTCTCTTGGTTCAAGCAAAGATTTCAACTTCAACAATTCAAAAGGACAAGTCTCGGAGAAATCCATTATCGACTGTGAGTGGTGGACGAATGATAAAGCTGTGAAAAAGGAATCAAGCCCTCAAAACAACTGGACTTTCTTCCCAACGATGCAATCAGGAGTCAGTTAA
- the LOC140968905 gene encoding mitogen-activated protein kinase kinase kinase YODA-like isoform X1 produces the protein MPSWWGKSSSKEPKKKEIKERFIDTIQRRFRSPDSKSTGVSGGSRRRSSDTVSERGSQSKAHSRSPSPSKHVARCQSFAERPLAQTLPLPGPANVNHSDARTGKKEKKNLEKGTKPFSFLPFSRPGCTRHRLDPSDFDGELVVTSISSECSIESDEPVGSHQRSPMASDHDFSAGKAAIGPSTVVVKDQPPVAPVSRETPFPVNVSDDKITFSPPCRRQHLNSQVLNLQIPPHGAFCSAPDSSISSPSRSPMRAFGYEQVTRSAFPAGKIYPDIPFLGSGQCSSPGSGQTSGHNSMGGDMAGQLFWQPSRGSPEYSPNPSPRRTSPGPSSRIHSGAVTPLHPRAGGGNSESQNNWLDDAKQQSHPLPLPPLSISNSSPFSHPNSAVTSPSVSRSPGRAENPTTSSPRWKKGKLLGRGTFGHVYVGFNSETGGMCAMKEVTLFADDAKSKESAKQLGQEIMLLSRLSHPNIVQYYGSESVDDKLYIYLEYVSGGSIRKILLDYGKLGESAIRSYTQQILSGLAYLHAKNTLHRDIKGANILVDPSGRVKLADFGMAKHIAGQSCPLSFKGSPYWMAPEVIRNSSACGLAVDIWSLGCTVLEMATSKPPWSQYEGVAAMFKIGNSKELPTIPDHLSEEGKDFVRLCLQRNPLHRPTAFQLLEHAFVKGAAPAKEITTASEHPAGTNVVKSTGIIVPVRSLLQSDMERLAIHSSRISKSNFHSRSLYIDSYSPRNISCPVSPVGSPLLHPRSPQHMNGRMSPSPLSSPFTSGSSTPLTGGIGAIPHHLNQSMFLQEGFYNDPKRPSYWDPDILRGVYAESNAFQELVAYDNDVFKKQFGREANGEFYNGQSVLADRVTQQLLREPIKLNPPLDFNPSSSPACHHTAGI, from the exons ATGCCTTCTTGGTGGGGGAAGTCATCGTCGAAAGaaccaaaaaagaaagaaatcaaAGAAAGATTTATCGACACGATACAAAGGAGATTTAGGAGTCCTGATAGTAAATCAACCGGCGTATCGGGAGGATCTAGAAGACGTTCAAGTGATACAGTTTCAGAGAGAGGGTCTCAGTCAAAAGCCCATTCAAGGTCTCCGTCACCTTCCAAACATGTAGCACGTTGTCAAAGTTTTGCCGAAAGGCCTCTAGCCCAAACACTTCCGTTGCCAGGTCCCGCAAATGTGAATCATTCTGATGCTAGAACAggcaaaaaggaaaagaaaaatttaGAAAAGGGCACTAAACCATTTTCATTTCTGCCATTTTCGAGGCCTGGATGCACCCGGCATAGGCTGGATCCATCAGATTTCGATGGTGAACTGGTTGTTACTTCAATCTCTAGTGAATGTTCCATTGAGAGTGATGAACCAGTTGGTTCACATCAGCGTAGCCCTATGGCATCTGACCATGATTTTAGTGCTGGAAAAGCTGCTATTGGTCCTTCAAC cGTTGTTGTCAAGGATCAGCCCCCTGTTGCTCCAGTCTCAAGAGAGACACCATTTCCAGTGAATGTCTCCGACGATAAAATCACCTTCTCTCCACCTTGTAGAAGACAGCATTTGAACAGTCAAGTGCTGAACTTGCAGATTCCACCTCACGGTGCTTTTTGCAGTGCTCCAGACAGCTCAATATCTAGTCCCTCCAGAAGCCCAATGAGAGCTTTTGGCTATGAGCAGGTTACAAGATCTGCTTTCCCTGCTGGAAAGATTTATCCAGATATTCCCTTTCTTGGATCTGGTCAATGCTCAAGTCCAGGCTCAGGTCAGACCTCTGGGCATAATTCAATGGGAGGAGATATGGCAGGGCAATTATTTTGGCAGCCCAGTAGAGGAAGCCCTGAATATTCACCTAATCCTAGTCCTAGAAGGACAAGTCCTGGCCCTAGTTCAAGAATTCACAGCGGTGCTGTAACGCCACTCCATCCTAGAGCTGGAGGAGGGAACTCTGAGTCGCAGAATAATTGGCTCGATGATGCAAAACAACAAAGTCACCCCCTCCCCCTTCCTCCCCTATCAATTTCCAATTCCTCGCCTTTCTCTCATCCAAATTCAGCTGTGACGTCACCATCAGTATCACGTAGTCCAGGAAGAGCAGAGAATCCTACAACCTCTAGTCCACGATGGAAAAAAGGGAAGTTGCTTGGCCGAGGCACCTTTGGACATGTTTATGTTGGTTTTAACAG TGAAACTGGTGGAATGTGTGCCATGAAGGAAGTAACATTATTTGCTGATGATGCAAAATCAAAGGAAAGTGCAAAACAGTTAGGACAG GAGATAATGCTGCTGAGCCGCTTAAGCCATCCTAATATTGTGCAGTATTATGGATCTGAATCG GTGgatgataaattatatatatatttggaataTGTATCTGGGGGTTCAATACGTAAAATTCTGCTAGATTATGGGAAGTTAGGAGAATCAGCGATTCGCAGTTATACTCAACAAATTCTGTCAGGGCTTGCCTATTTACATGCCAAAAATACCTTGCACAG GGATATTAAAGGGGCGAATATCCTTGTGGACCCAAGTGGCCGAGTTAAGTTGGCAGACTTTGGCATGGCAAAGCAC ATTGCAGGGCAATCATGTCCATTATCTTTTAAAGGTAGCCCTTATTGGATGGCACCTGAG GTTATAAGGAATTCTAGTGCATGTGGTCTAGCTGTTGATATATGGAGTCTTGGATGCACTGTCTTGGAAATGGCTACTTCGAAACCACCTTGGAGCCAGTACGAAGGG GTGGCTGCCATGTTCAAGATTGGGAATAGTAAAGAACTTCCAACAATTCCTGATCACCTCTCTGAAGAAGGCAAAGATTTTGTGAGGCTCTGTTTGCAGCGGAATCCCCTGCATCGTCCCACAGCTTTTCAGCTTTTGGAGCATGCTTTTGTGAAAGGTGCTGCTCCAGCAAAAGAAATAACTACTGCTTCTGAGCATCCTGCGGGAACAAATGTTGTAAAATCCACG GGCATTATTGTTCCTGTGAGAAGTCTTCTGCAATCGGATATGGAGAGACTTGCCATCCACTCCTCCAGAATATCAAAATCCAATTTTCATTCGAGGTCTTTATAcat TGATTCCTATTCTCCAAGGAACATATCGTGCCCTGTGTCTCCAGTTGGGAGTCCTCTTCTACATCCAAGATCTCCCCAACACATGAATGGGAGAATGTCCCCTTCGCCCTTATCTAGCCCTTTTACATCTGGTTCCTCCACTCCTCTAACTGGCGGTATTGGCGCCATCCCACATCATCTTAACCAATCAATGTTCCTGCAAGAGGGTTTTTACAACGACCCAAAGCGCCCCTCTTACTGGGATCCGGATATTCTGAGAGGGGTATATGCAGAATCTAATGCATTTCAAGAACTGGTAGCATATGATAATGAT
- the LOC140968906 gene encoding uncharacterized protein isoform X1, whose translation MSSVQNTVETVNAAATAIVAAESRVQPYTVQKKRWGSLWSLYCCFGSHKNSKRIGHAVILSEPTSQRIIAPVSENSNRPTTIMLPFIAPPSSPAYFLQSDPSSATQSPVGVLSVHTYSPGGTAPIFTIGPYAHETGLVSPPVFSTFTTEPSTASFTPPPESVQMTTPSSPEVPFAQLLSSSLARNKRFSGMNLKYPLSQYEYIPYPYPGSPGGHVKSPGSAISNSGTSSPLPDKRATIEFRMGEAPKFISYDHFSNRKWGSRFGSGSVTPNGWGSRLGSGTLTPNSGVSRLGSGTLTPNGGEPPCRDSNLLEIQISEVVSLSNSERGSQNDGTVDHRVSFELNGEDIPTCIVKEPVPNSCIITSRIPPEAISSTKIESSSMAVDMEGDGCHQKHRTISLGSSKDFNFNNSKGQVSEKSIIDCEWWTNDKAVKKESSPQNNWTFFPTMQSGVS comes from the coding sequence AAGAAAAGATGGGGAAGTTTGTGGAGTCTCTACTGTTGTTTTGGTTCTCACAAGAACAGCAAACGAATTGGCCATGCTGTCATTTTGTCAGAACCAACTTCACAGAGGATTATAGCCCCGGTCTCTGAAAATTCAAATCGTCCTACCACCATTATGCTTCCATTCATTGCCCCTCCCTCTTCTCCAGCATATTTTCTTCAATCCGATCCTTCCTCTGCCACTCAATCACCTGTAGGTGTACTTTCTGTTCATACCTACTCACCAGGCGGGACAGCGCCTATTTTCACAATCGGTCCTTACGCTCATGAGACTGGATTAGTTTCGCCTCCCGTGTTTTCTACCTTCACAACCGAACCTTCTACAGCTTCATTTACCCCACCTCCGGAATCTGTGCAAATGACAACACCTTCCTCACCAGAAGTCCCATTTGCACAGCTTTTGTCGTCATCTCTTGCCCGGAACAAGAGATTTAGTGGGATGAATCTGAAATACCCGTTGTCCCAGTACGAGTACATACCCTACCCATACCCTGGAAGCCCTGGTGGTCATGTCAAATCACCAGGCTCGGCTATTTCTAATTCTGGAACCTCTTCGCCTTTACCTGATAAACGTGCAACCATTGAATTTCGAATGGGGGAAGCTCCCAAGTTTATAAGCTACGACCACTTTTCTAACCGTAAATGGGGTTCCAGATTCGGTTCTGGATCAGTAACTCCCAATGGCTGGGGCTCAAGACTAGGCTCAGGAACTTTGACACCAAACAGCGGGGTATCAAGGCTCGGTTCTGGAACCCTGACACCTAATGGTGGAGAACCCCCATGTCGGGACAGTAACCTTTTGGAGATCCAAATTTCTGAAGTTGTCTCATTATCTAACTCTGAGCGGGGATCACAAAATGATGGAACTGTCGATCACAGAGTGTCTTTCGAACTAAACGGTGAAGATATACCCACTTGTATAGTGAAGGAACCAGTCCCTAATTCATGCATAATCACATCAAGAATCCCACCAGAAGCAATATCTTCAACAAAGATTGAAAGTAGCTCTATGGCTGTTGACATGGAAGGGGATGGATGCCATCAAAAGCATCGTACAATCTCTCTTGGTTCAAGCAAAGATTTCAACTTCAACAATTCAAAAGGACAAGTCTCGGAGAAATCCATTATCGACTGTGAGTGGTGGACGAATGATAAAGCTGTGAAAAAGGAATCAAGCCCTCAAAACAACTGGACTTTCTTCCCAACGATGCAATCAGGAGTCAGTTAA
- the LOC140968905 gene encoding mitogen-activated protein kinase kinase kinase YODA-like isoform X2, producing the protein MPSWWGKSSSKEPKKKEIKERFIDTIQRRFRSPDSKSTGVSGGSRRRSSDTVSERGSQSKAHSRSPSPSKHVARCQSFAERPLAQTLPLPGPANVNHSDARTGKKEKKNLEKGTKPFSFLPFSRPGCTRHRLDPSDFDGELVVTSISSECSIESDEPVGSHQRSPMASDHDFSAGKAAIGPSTVVVKDQPPVAPVSRETPFPVNVSDDKITFSPPCRRQHLNSQVLNLQIPPHGAFCSAPDSSISSPSRSPMRAFGYEQVTRSAFPAGKIYPDIPFLGSGQCSSPGSGQTSGHNSMGGDMAGQLFWQPSRGSPEYSPNPSPRRTSPGPSSRIHSGAVTPLHPRAGGGNSESQNNWLDDAKQQSHPLPLPPLSISNSSPFSHPNSAVTSPSVSRSPGRAENPTTSSPRWKKGKLLGRGTFGHVYVGFNSETGGMCAMKEVTLFADDAKSKESAKQLGQEIMLLSRLSHPNIVQYYGSESVDDKLYIYLEYVSGGSIRKILLDYGKLGESAIRSYTQQILSGLAYLHAKNTLHRDIKGANILVDPSGRVKLADFGMAKHIAGQSCPLSFKGSPYWMAPEVIRNSSACGLAVDIWSLGCTVLEMATSKPPWSQYEGVAAMFKIGNSKELPTIPDHLSEEGKDFVRLCLQRNPLHRPTAFQLLEHAFVKGAAPAKEITTASEHPAGTNVVKSTGIIVPVRSLLQSDMERLAIHSSRISKSNFHSSDSYSPRNISCPVSPVGSPLLHPRSPQHMNGRMSPSPLSSPFTSGSSTPLTGGIGAIPHHLNQSMFLQEGFYNDPKRPSYWDPDILRGVYAESNAFQELVAYDNDVFKKQFGREANGEFYNGQSVLADRVTQQLLREPIKLNPPLDFNPSSSPACHHTAGI; encoded by the exons ATGCCTTCTTGGTGGGGGAAGTCATCGTCGAAAGaaccaaaaaagaaagaaatcaaAGAAAGATTTATCGACACGATACAAAGGAGATTTAGGAGTCCTGATAGTAAATCAACCGGCGTATCGGGAGGATCTAGAAGACGTTCAAGTGATACAGTTTCAGAGAGAGGGTCTCAGTCAAAAGCCCATTCAAGGTCTCCGTCACCTTCCAAACATGTAGCACGTTGTCAAAGTTTTGCCGAAAGGCCTCTAGCCCAAACACTTCCGTTGCCAGGTCCCGCAAATGTGAATCATTCTGATGCTAGAACAggcaaaaaggaaaagaaaaatttaGAAAAGGGCACTAAACCATTTTCATTTCTGCCATTTTCGAGGCCTGGATGCACCCGGCATAGGCTGGATCCATCAGATTTCGATGGTGAACTGGTTGTTACTTCAATCTCTAGTGAATGTTCCATTGAGAGTGATGAACCAGTTGGTTCACATCAGCGTAGCCCTATGGCATCTGACCATGATTTTAGTGCTGGAAAAGCTGCTATTGGTCCTTCAAC cGTTGTTGTCAAGGATCAGCCCCCTGTTGCTCCAGTCTCAAGAGAGACACCATTTCCAGTGAATGTCTCCGACGATAAAATCACCTTCTCTCCACCTTGTAGAAGACAGCATTTGAACAGTCAAGTGCTGAACTTGCAGATTCCACCTCACGGTGCTTTTTGCAGTGCTCCAGACAGCTCAATATCTAGTCCCTCCAGAAGCCCAATGAGAGCTTTTGGCTATGAGCAGGTTACAAGATCTGCTTTCCCTGCTGGAAAGATTTATCCAGATATTCCCTTTCTTGGATCTGGTCAATGCTCAAGTCCAGGCTCAGGTCAGACCTCTGGGCATAATTCAATGGGAGGAGATATGGCAGGGCAATTATTTTGGCAGCCCAGTAGAGGAAGCCCTGAATATTCACCTAATCCTAGTCCTAGAAGGACAAGTCCTGGCCCTAGTTCAAGAATTCACAGCGGTGCTGTAACGCCACTCCATCCTAGAGCTGGAGGAGGGAACTCTGAGTCGCAGAATAATTGGCTCGATGATGCAAAACAACAAAGTCACCCCCTCCCCCTTCCTCCCCTATCAATTTCCAATTCCTCGCCTTTCTCTCATCCAAATTCAGCTGTGACGTCACCATCAGTATCACGTAGTCCAGGAAGAGCAGAGAATCCTACAACCTCTAGTCCACGATGGAAAAAAGGGAAGTTGCTTGGCCGAGGCACCTTTGGACATGTTTATGTTGGTTTTAACAG TGAAACTGGTGGAATGTGTGCCATGAAGGAAGTAACATTATTTGCTGATGATGCAAAATCAAAGGAAAGTGCAAAACAGTTAGGACAG GAGATAATGCTGCTGAGCCGCTTAAGCCATCCTAATATTGTGCAGTATTATGGATCTGAATCG GTGgatgataaattatatatatatttggaataTGTATCTGGGGGTTCAATACGTAAAATTCTGCTAGATTATGGGAAGTTAGGAGAATCAGCGATTCGCAGTTATACTCAACAAATTCTGTCAGGGCTTGCCTATTTACATGCCAAAAATACCTTGCACAG GGATATTAAAGGGGCGAATATCCTTGTGGACCCAAGTGGCCGAGTTAAGTTGGCAGACTTTGGCATGGCAAAGCAC ATTGCAGGGCAATCATGTCCATTATCTTTTAAAGGTAGCCCTTATTGGATGGCACCTGAG GTTATAAGGAATTCTAGTGCATGTGGTCTAGCTGTTGATATATGGAGTCTTGGATGCACTGTCTTGGAAATGGCTACTTCGAAACCACCTTGGAGCCAGTACGAAGGG GTGGCTGCCATGTTCAAGATTGGGAATAGTAAAGAACTTCCAACAATTCCTGATCACCTCTCTGAAGAAGGCAAAGATTTTGTGAGGCTCTGTTTGCAGCGGAATCCCCTGCATCGTCCCACAGCTTTTCAGCTTTTGGAGCATGCTTTTGTGAAAGGTGCTGCTCCAGCAAAAGAAATAACTACTGCTTCTGAGCATCCTGCGGGAACAAATGTTGTAAAATCCACG GGCATTATTGTTCCTGTGAGAAGTCTTCTGCAATCGGATATGGAGAGACTTGCCATCCACTCCTCCAGAATATCAAAATCCAATTTTCATTCGAG TGATTCCTATTCTCCAAGGAACATATCGTGCCCTGTGTCTCCAGTTGGGAGTCCTCTTCTACATCCAAGATCTCCCCAACACATGAATGGGAGAATGTCCCCTTCGCCCTTATCTAGCCCTTTTACATCTGGTTCCTCCACTCCTCTAACTGGCGGTATTGGCGCCATCCCACATCATCTTAACCAATCAATGTTCCTGCAAGAGGGTTTTTACAACGACCCAAAGCGCCCCTCTTACTGGGATCCGGATATTCTGAGAGGGGTATATGCAGAATCTAATGCATTTCAAGAACTGGTAGCATATGATAATGAT